A stretch of Chionomys nivalis chromosome 2, mChiNiv1.1, whole genome shotgun sequence DNA encodes these proteins:
- the U2af1l4 gene encoding splicing factor U2AF 26 kDa subunit produces the protein MAEYLASIFGTEKDKVNCSFYFKIGACRHGDRCSRLHNKPTFSQTIVLLNLYRNPQNTAQTADGSHCHVSDVEVQEHYDNFFEEVFTELQEKYGEIEEMNVCDNLGDHLVGNVYVKFRREEDAERAVTELNNRWFNGQAVHAELSPVTDFRESCCRQYEMGECTRGGFCNFMHLRPISRNLRRQLYGRGPRHRSPPRSHTGHRPRERNRRRSPDHRHGRF, from the exons ATGGCTGAATATTTAGCTTCGATATTCGGGACTGAGAAGGACAA GGTTAACTGCTCTTTTTACTTTAAGATTGGGGCCTGCCGGCACGGGGACCGGTGCTCCCGACTTCACAACAAACCGACATTCAGCCAG aCCATAGTGCTGCTCAACTTGTACCGAAATCCACAGAACACAGCCCAAACGGCAGACGGATCGCACT GTCACGTGAGCGACGTGGAGGTGCAAGAGCACTATGATAACTTCTTTGAG GAGGTGTTCACAGAACTGCAGGAGAAGTACGGAGAGATCGAAGAGATGAATGTGTGTGACAACCTTGGGGACCACCTCGTGGGCAATGTCTATGTTAAG TTCCGCCGGGAGGAGGATGCAGAGCGGGCCGTGACTGAACTCAATAACCGCTGGTTCAACGGGCAGGCTGTGCACGCGGAGCTGTCCCCTGTCACTGACTTCCGAGAGTCGTGCTGCCGGCAGTACGAGATGGG ggAATGTACCCGAGGTGGCTTCTGCAACTTCATGCACCTACGACCCATATCCCGGAACCTGCGCCGGCAGCTCTATGGGCGAGGACCCAGGCATAG gTCACCCCCAAGATCCCATACAGGCCACCGTCCCCGAGAAAGGAACCGGCGCCGTTCCCCAGACCACCGACATGGTCGCTTCTGA
- the Psenen gene encoding gamma-secretase subunit PEN-2 isoform X1: MNLERVSNEEKLNLCRKYYLGGFAFLPFLWLVNIFWFFREAFLAPAYTEQSQIKGYVWRSAVGFLFWVIVLTTWITIFQIYRPRWGALGDYLSFTIPLGTP; encoded by the exons ATGAACTTGGAGCGGGTGTCCAATGAGGAGAAGTTGAATCTGTGCCGGAAGTACTATCTTG GTGGTTTTGCATTCCTGCCTTTTCTTTGGTTGGTCAACATTTTCTGGTTCTTCAGAGAGGCCTTCCTCGCCCCAGCCTACACAGAGCAGAGCCAAATCAAAGGCT ATGTTTGGCGCTCAGCTGTGGGCTTCCTCTTCTGGGTAATTGTTCTCACCACCTGGATCACCATCTTCCAGATCTACCGGCCCCGCTGGGGTGCTCTTGGGGACTACCTTTCCTTCACCATTCCCCTGGGCACCCCTTGA
- the Psenen gene encoding gamma-secretase subunit PEN-2 isoform X2, with protein sequence MKISGGFAFLPFLWLVNIFWFFREAFLAPAYTEQSQIKGYVWRSAVGFLFWVIVLTTWITIFQIYRPRWGALGDYLSFTIPLGTP encoded by the exons atgaagatcTCCG GTGGTTTTGCATTCCTGCCTTTTCTTTGGTTGGTCAACATTTTCTGGTTCTTCAGAGAGGCCTTCCTCGCCCCAGCCTACACAGAGCAGAGCCAAATCAAAGGCT ATGTTTGGCGCTCAGCTGTGGGCTTCCTCTTCTGGGTAATTGTTCTCACCACCTGGATCACCATCTTCCAGATCTACCGGCCCCGCTGGGGTGCTCTTGGGGACTACCTTTCCTTCACCATTCCCCTGGGCACCCCTTGA
- the Lin37 gene encoding protein lin-37 homolog → MFPVKVKVEKSEMEMAKARNQLDAVLQCLLEKSHMDRERLDEDAGKTPSDTHNKDCSIAATGKRPSARFPHQRRKKRREMDDGLAEGGPQRSNTYVIKLFDRSVDLAQFSENTPLYPICRAWMRNSPSVRERERSPSSPLPPLPEDEEGSEVINSKSRDVYKLPPPTAPGSLGDTCRSRIPSPLQPETQGTSDDEPSEPEPSLSTLIYRNMQRWKRIRQRWKEASHRNQLRYSESMKILREMYDRQ, encoded by the exons ATGTTCCCGGTGAAGGTAAAAGTGGAGAAATCAG AGATGGAGATGGCCAAAGCCCGGAACCAGCTGGATGCCGTTCTTCAGTGTCTGCTGGAGAAGAGTCACATGGACAG GGAACGTCTGGATGAAGACGCTGGGAAGACACCCTCGGATACACACAACAA GGATTGCTCCATCGCTGCTACTGGCAAAAG GCCATCTGCCCGCTTCCCCCACCAgcggaggaagaagaggagggagatggaCGATGGGCTGGCTGAGGGGGGTCCTCAGAGATCCA ACACATATGTGATCAAGCTGTTTGACCGGAGTGTGGATTTGGCCCAGTTCAGTGAGAACACACCATTGTACCCCATCTGCCGTGCCTGGATGCGCAACAGTCCCTCAGTGCGAGAGCGGGAGCGGTCACCCAGCTCACCACTGCCCCCTCTGCCTGAGGATGAGGAG GGTTCAGAGGTCATCAACAGCAAAAGCCGTGATGTGTACAAGCTGCCTCCACCCACAGCCCCTGGATCACTTGGGGATACCTGCAGATCCCGAATTCCATCCCCCCTGCAGCCTGAGACCCAGGGTACCTCAGATGATGAA CCCTCCGAGCCTGAACCTTCACTTTCCACGCTCATCTATCGCAACATGCAACGCTGGAAACGTATACGCCAGAG GTGGAAGGAGGCATCTCATCGGAATCAGCTTCGTTACTCAGAAAGCATGAAGATCCTGCGGGAGATGTATGATCGGCAGTGA
- the Igflr1 gene encoding IGF-like family receptor 1 — translation MGPRCIFWTAAVAVLLLIRTASREVSWFCGRLEYWNPDNRCCRSCLQRFGPPACPDYEFTENCGLNDFGDTVAHPFRKCSPGYCNPNGTELCSPCSSGATTPARMESHSRTQKQCRKKPIPPKEVCPLTAGEAGLSISLDQGQTTKNKVSKPDFAPPSVLTLFLVLLFLVVVLLSLFKRKACSHPCLSLASGGPSTSAHWCSPGTLEVLGSRNTDKTPPLQLSNWELQGLTSQPLSRLLDELEVLEELIMLLDPEPGPGGSMAYGTTRHLAARYGLPATWSTFAYSLRPNRSPLRALIEMVVAREPSATLGQLGIHLAQLGRADALQVLSKLG, via the exons ATGGGGCCCAGATGTATTTTCTGGACAGCCGCAGTGGCCGTGCTGCTGCTGATTCGAACTGCCTCGCGGGAAGTCTCTTGGTTCTGCGGCCGCCTTGAGTACTGGAACCCTGACAACAGGTGCTGCCGGAGCTGCCTGCAGCGCTTTGGGCCTCCTGCCTGTCCTG ACTACGAGTTTACAGAAAACTGCGGACTCAATGACTTCGGTGACACCGTAGCACATCCTTTCAGGAAGTGTTCTCCTGGGTATTGTAACCCCAATGGCACAGAGCTGTGTAGCCCCTGTAGCAGCGGAGCCACAACCCCCGCACGTATGGAGAGCCACAGTAGAACCCAGAAGCAGTGTAGAAAG AAGCCCATCCCTCCCAAGGAAGTCTGTCCTCTGACAGCTGGAGAAGCAGGGCTCTCTATCTCCCTGGACCAGGGACAGACAACCAAGAACAAGGTCTCCAAGCCGGACTTTGCTCCACCCTCAGTGCTGACCCTCTTCCTGGTGCTCCTGTTCTTGGTAGTGGTCTTGCTCTCTTTGTTCAAGAGAAAAGCCTGCTCCCATCCCTGTCTCAGCTTGGCTTCTGGAGGCCCCAGCACCTCTGCACACTGGTGTTCTCCAGGCACCCTGGAGGTGTTGGGAAGTAGGAACACCGACAAGACACCACCACTGCAGCTCTCAAACTGGG AGCTTCAGGGCCTGACCTCACAGCCCCTGTCTCGCCTCCTGGACGAGCTGGAAGTTCTGGAGGAACTGATTATGCTGCTGGACCCTGAGCCTGGGCCTGGCGGGAGCATGGCTTATGGTACCACACGACACCTGGCTGCAAGATATGGGCTGCCTGCCACCTGGTCTACCTTTGCCTACTCACTGCGGCCCAATCGCTCACCCCTGAGAGCCCTGATTGAGATGGTGGTGGCAAGAGAGCCATCTGCTACTCTGGGACAGCTTGGCATACACCTGGCCCAGCTAGGGCGGGCAGACGCACTGCAGGTGCTATCCAAGCTTGGCTGA